The Euzebya rosea sequence GGTCGATCGGCGACATCCTGCTGGTGACCGCGCTCCTGGTGCCCACCGGGGGTGCCGACTCACCGCTGTTCTGGACCTACGCGCTGACCACCGTGTTCTTCGCAGCGTCCTACCCGCTGAGCGGCCAGGGCACGCTGGTCGCCCTCACCGTCGCCTGCTACCTGGCCGTCGGGGCCGTCACCGACACGATGCCGGCGGTCGCCGACGTGGTCGAACGGCTCGTGCTGCTCGGCCTGATCGCATGGATGTGTTCGTTCCTGTCCCGTGAGCTCCTCGATGCCGCGTCCGGCCACGCCGCTGCCCGCGACCGCGCCGAACGGCACGCCGCACTCCTCGCCCAGGTGGCGGACTCGGCACGTCACGTCCACGACCTCGACCCCGAACGGGCGAAGCTGGCGGTGCTCACCGCCCTGGACCGCCTCGGGTTCCACACCGCGGCGCTGGTCGTCCGCGTCGACGACGTTGGCTACCGGGTCGACGCCGCCACCGGATGGCCGGAGGACTGCCAGGACGACGTGATCCCCATGGACGTGGGTGTGGTCGGCGAGGTGTTCCGGACGGGCCGGACGATCATGCTCGAGGAGTATCCCGGCGACGACCGGTCGGTGGCGTCCATCCGCGATCAGGGGATCGTGGAGTTCGTGGCCGTGCCCATCCACCTCGACGGGGTCGTCGTCGCCGTGCTGCTGGGAGGGACCGCCACCCGTGGGCTGGTCCAGCAGGACCACGCCGGCGAGTTCGAGCTGCTGGCCAGCTTCGCCGCCCAGGCGATGGAGAACGCCGACCGGTTCCGGGCCGAACGCGAGGCGCACGAACGGCTGGCCGCCCTCGACGCGATGAAGACCGACTTCCTGGCAACCGTGTCACGTGAGCTGCGGACCCCCCTGACGGTGATCGCCGGGGCGGGCCGCATGCTGGCGGCGGAGTGGGACTCCATCGACGATCGGACCCGGCAGGAGCTGCTGGTGCAGTCCAACGCCAGCGTCGACCACCTCAGTCGCGTCATCCGGACGATGCTGGACCTGTCGGCCATGCAGGCCGGCGAGCTGCGTCCCGACATCGGACCCGTCGACCTCGGCGGCCTCGTCACGACCGTGCTGGACGGGCTGGTCGATGACCTGGATCGCCACCAGGTGGTGGTCCAGGGCACCGCTGATGTGGTGGTCCTGGCCGATCGTGGCCTGCTCGCCCGGGTCCTCGACGACCTGCTGCGCAACGTTGCGCTGTACACCCCGGCCGGCACGCTCGTGGCCGTCACCGCCCGACCGGTCGACGGCGACGTCGAGCTGGAGGTGCTCGACCGCGGTCCGGGCATCCCCCGGGCCGTCCTCGAGGGGTTGGGCACGCCGTTCCTGCGAGCCGGCCAGATCAACACCCGTGGCCGCGGCCTCGGCCTCGGGCTGGCCATGGCGAAGGAGACCTTGCGCCTGCACGGTCGCGAGATGGTGATCACGAGCACGCCCGGCCTGGGAACCCGCGTCCGCCTGACCCTCCCGGCCGCAGCCACCCCGCCGACCGGCAGGACCGTTCGCCGGAGCCTCACCGCCTGAGGGGGGCGCCCCCGGGTATGCCCGGGGCGACGCCTCAGCGTCCCCCGGTGACCGCCCGTTCCACCGCGTCGGCGACCGCCGCCGCACCGATCGGCGACGTCGTGATCGTGTAGTGGTTGGTCCCCGCGACCCTGACGATGTCGAGCAAGGGGTTGTCGGCCCGCAGCTGCTGCACGACGGCGTCGGGGTACAGCGGGTCGGGACCGTCGGTGAACCCGCGCTCGGCGACGAGCATCCGTGTGGGCACCGACAGCCGGTGGACGGCGCGCAGCACCTCCGTGTCGACCAGCGTGTCGTGGGCGTCGGCCAGCACCTGCTCCCGCACCACCCGACATCGCACCCCGGTCCCCCCGTCGACCGGTCCGGCGTCATGGGTGGCGTAGGCGTCCAGCAGCCAGCCAGGCGTGCCTGCCGCCACACCGGGGTGGCCCTCCCACAACGTTCGGTAGGCGGCCCGATCGGGGAAGGTCCGGTCCAGCCGGGCGAGGGCCGGGCCGACGACGGCCCGGAGGACCTCCTCGACGCGCTCCTCCGCCACCGGGTCCGCGGTCAGCGGCGGGCCACCGTCGAC is a genomic window containing:
- a CDS encoding ATP-binding protein, with translation MDTQLKDYLLRTVRIGVLVTVAVVGLLVVLPWLPGTPVADRTTYLVVVAVTAAGALVVGRVPWPSIIDRGWGHHLLYLWSIGDILLVTALLVPTGGADSPLFWTYALTTVFFAASYPLSGQGTLVALTVACYLAVGAVTDTMPAVADVVERLVLLGLIAWMCSFLSRELLDAASGHAAARDRAERHAALLAQVADSARHVHDLDPERAKLAVLTALDRLGFHTAALVVRVDDVGYRVDAATGWPEDCQDDVIPMDVGVVGEVFRTGRTIMLEEYPGDDRSVASIRDQGIVEFVAVPIHLDGVVVAVLLGGTATRGLVQQDHAGEFELLASFAAQAMENADRFRAEREAHERLAALDAMKTDFLATVSRELRTPLTVIAGAGRMLAAEWDSIDDRTRQELLVQSNASVDHLSRVIRTMLDLSAMQAGELRPDIGPVDLGGLVTTVLDGLVDDLDRHQVVVQGTADVVVLADRGLLARVLDDLLRNVALYTPAGTLVAVTARPVDGDVELEVLDRGPGIPRAVLEGLGTPFLRAGQINTRGRGLGLGLAMAKETLRLHGREMVITSTPGLGTRVRLTLPAAATPPTGRTVRRSLTA
- a CDS encoding alpha/beta fold hydrolase; amino-acid sequence: MTNDRVPDDRVAHDLGVPLAVDVSGGTLACRSWGPDDGAVVVAVHGITANAVSWALVGQALASREIRLVAPDLRGRGDSAGLGDASIGRHAEDVWAVLDSLGTERATLLGHSMGGFVVAVAATRRPERARAVVLVDGGPPLTADPVAEERVEEVLRAVVGPALARLDRTFPDRAAYRTLWEGHPGVAAGTPGWLLDAYATHDAGPVDGGTGVRCRVVREQVLADAHDTLVDTEVLRAVHRLSVPTRMLVAERGFTDGPDPLYPDAVVQQLRADNPLLDIVRVAGTNHYTITTSPIGAAAVADAVERAVTGGR